GTGAATCGAAATCGAGGACGCCGACGAGAACGAGCGACGGAGCACCCGGCAGCTGCCGGCCGCGGGCCCGGTTCTCAAATACGTAAACTTCCCGAACAGTTTATCCGCCTTTCAGCGGCTATAGCGGGCTTTGGAGGGCGAGAAACTGTAGTAGTATTCGTACGGTTCCTTAAGAGATTAAACACTATACTCGGTAAAACCCACCCATTATGTGAGATGAATCGTCAACAGTACGCGGCGAAGAGACCTCGAAGCGGGCGTTTCTCGCCGGTTCACCGAGCAAGGGGGGACCGCTCTCGAGTAGCCGCCATCGCCGACGGAGCACGGTGGTAGCATGGGATCGGTCGTTATCTCACTCGACGCCGAGCTCGGCTGGGGGTTTCACGACAGGGAGGTCCCGGCGTCGCTACTCCGGGATAGCCGCGACAACTGGCTGCATCTTCGAGATCTGTTTGACGCCTACGAGATTTCGGCGACGTGGGCGGTTACCGGTCACCTGTTTCTGGACGCCTGTCACCACAGTCACCGGAACCACCCCGCAGGCGAGCGGTGCTGTCAGCACGGCGTCGGTGATCTCGCGGCGAACGATGTCTGGTGTGGCACGGAGCTCGTCGAGGAGATCGCGACCGCAGACGTCGACCACGAGATCGCCGGCCACGGATTCACGCACGTCCACCTCGAGCACGAACGAATGAGCGAGGAGTTCGCGACCCGGGAGATCGAGAACTGCGCTCGAGCCGCGGCTCGGCAGGGGTACGACCTGTCGTCGTTCGTCTTCCCCGTCAACAGGGTCCGTCACCGCGATGTCCTTGCGGAGCACGGGTTCGAGTGTTACCGTGGCGTCAACCGCCTTCACGAGGACTGCGGAACCGTAGAGCGACAGCTCACGAAGGTCTCGAGCGCCGTCGTCGGGAAACCGACACCGCCGATCGTCGAGCCCGAGATCGACGAACACGGGCTGGTCAACGTGCCGGCGTCGGTCTTCCTGTTCAACTTCGGCAGCGAGTACGAGAAGCCGTTCTCCGCGCTCGGCGAGGACCCGGTCGTCAGGCAGGTCGAAGCTGGGATCGACGAGGTCGCGGACGCAGACGATGGCGTGTTACACCTCTGGTTGCACCCTCATAACCTCCGGACGTCGTCCCACCACCGACGGCTTCGGTCGATCGTCCGGTACATCGACCGTCGGCGTCAAACCGACGGTCTGCAGGTCGAGACGATGGCCGACGTGGCCAACCGCGTGCGCCGGACCGAGCGGTCCCGAACCGAGCCCGCGAGGGTGGTGTAACGCCGGCCGATGTCGGACGCCTACGAAATTCGTCCGTACGAACCGGCCGACAGGGACGCGTTTCTCGGACTGTTCGAGGACGTCCTGGGCGGACGGATGGGCGCCGATTGGTTCGCCTGGAAGTACGAGGCGAACCCGTACGCCGATGGCGTCCCGATCGTCCTCGCCGAACAGGGTGACGAGCTCGTGGGCGCGCGGGCGTTCTTCCCGCTTCGGCTCGCTGCGGGCGAGGACGGCTACGACGCGTTCCAGCCCTGCGACACGATGGTCCACCCCGACCACCAGCGAAAGGGGCTGTTCACCCGGATGACCGAGCGGGCGATCGAACGCTACGCCGACGACGTCGACCTCTACTTCAACTTCCCGAACCACCAGTCGCTGCCGGGCAACCGCAAGCTCGGCTGGCGGATCGTCGGCGAGCGGGAGAGCTACTACCGGATCCAGAACCCGACCGCGTGGATCCCGCAGCTCGACCCCGTCGAGCCGATCGCCCGCGCGGTCGCGAGCGGGTACGGTTCGATCAGGGACCGACTCGCCGATACGGGAGCCGGTCTGAAGCGAACGCACTACGACGGGATTCCGACCGCGACGCTCGCGGCGCTCGCCGGCGTCGAGACGATCCCGGCGTTTCACGTCGTCCGCGACGAGCAGTTCTACGAGTGGCGCTTCGAGAACCCGCTGTGGACCTACCGCAGCGTCGTCGCGCGTCGCGACGGCGAACCGGTCGCCGCGCTCGTCTACGCCCGACGGGAGCGGACCGACGGCCCGACGACCGTCCGTCTCGTCGACGCGCTGCCGCTCGCGGACGGCACAGAGGCCTATCGGACGGTCCTCTTCTCCGGGCTCCTCGCGGACGTCGTTCGAGCGAACCGGGACGCCGACATCCTCGTCGCTCCCGGGTCGGCGCTCCCGCGGGAGCTGCTCCGAGCGAGAGGGTTCCACA
This genomic window from Natronococcus occultus SP4 contains:
- a CDS encoding GNAT family N-acetyltransferase, whose amino-acid sequence is MSDAYEIRPYEPADRDAFLGLFEDVLGGRMGADWFAWKYEANPYADGVPIVLAEQGDELVGARAFFPLRLAAGEDGYDAFQPCDTMVHPDHQRKGLFTRMTERAIERYADDVDLYFNFPNHQSLPGNRKLGWRIVGERESYYRIQNPTAWIPQLDPVEPIARAVASGYGSIRDRLADTGAGLKRTHYDGIPTATLAALAGVETIPAFHVVRDEQFYEWRFENPLWTYRSVVARRDGEPVAALVYARRERTDGPTTVRLVDALPLADGTEAYRTVLFSGLLADVVRANRDADILVAPGSALPRELLRARGFHSDQRAPLTWATSSSTHVVRPSGVDPEPTDWRRSGRRLTEPDNWRLALCELDSG
- a CDS encoding polysaccharide deacetylase family protein, giving the protein MGSVVISLDAELGWGFHDREVPASLLRDSRDNWLHLRDLFDAYEISATWAVTGHLFLDACHHSHRNHPAGERCCQHGVGDLAANDVWCGTELVEEIATADVDHEIAGHGFTHVHLEHERMSEEFATREIENCARAAARQGYDLSSFVFPVNRVRHRDVLAEHGFECYRGVNRLHEDCGTVERQLTKVSSAVVGKPTPPIVEPEIDEHGLVNVPASVFLFNFGSEYEKPFSALGEDPVVRQVEAGIDEVADADDGVLHLWLHPHNLRTSSHHRRLRSIVRYIDRRRQTDGLQVETMADVANRVRRTERSRTEPARVV